TCGTTGGTGGCCGCTCGCTGGCGGCACACGCGCCCGCCTCGGGCGCATCCGCTGGCAGCCGCATCGACGCGCGCGCGCCGCCGGGCTGCCACAGGCGCGCCTGCAGGGTCCCGGCCAGGTCGCGGATGCGCGGGCCGAGATTGCCTTCCAGGATCTCCGGCGACAGGCGCGCCGCGGAGCCACCGATATTCATCGCCAGCACTTCGCTGCTGCCCGCGAGCCGCAGCGGCGCGGCGGCGCCGCTGACGGTGCGGTCCCATTCGGCGTGCGCGACGCAGAAGCCGCGCCGGGCATGGTCTTGCAGCGCCCGCTCGATGCCGCTGCGCACGGCGGGCCAGCGGGTGCCGTAGTGGCGCGCCAGCTCGCCCAGCGCGGCCTCGCGATGGCCGGCGTCGAGTCCCGCCAGCCAGGCGCGACCGATCGCCGAGGTCGCCATCGGCAGGCGCGCACCCGGCGCCAGCCGGATCACCAGCGCGCCGCGCGGCTGGCAGCTTTCCAGGTAGACCATGGCGTGCCGGTCCGGCATCGCCAACGCCACCGTGCAGTCGGTGGCGAAAGCCAGCGACTGCATCAGCGGCTGCGCGATCTCGCGGATGCCCGCGCCGGCGATGTAGCGATGGCCCAGCACCATCGCGCCCTGCCCGAGCCGGTATTTCTCCGAACCCTCGATATAGGTCAGGTAGCCAAGCGTGGCCAGCGTGTAGGTCAGCCGCGACACGGTCGGCCGCGGGATGCCGGTGCGGCGCGAGAGCTCGGCATTGCCGAGGTAATCGTCCTGCGGCCCGAAGGCCCGCAGCAGCTCCATGCCGCGCGCCAGCGCCGTGACGAAGTTGCGGTCGTCGGCGCAGTTCGGACCCGCCGGCGCGTCAGCCGGCGCAAGCGCATGGGCAGCGTCAGGTGGCGGAGTCGGGATGGTGGTGGAGCGCTTCATGAGGCAGGCGGCGACGGCTTGCGGCAACGGCAGAGGACTCTTGATAGCAGTTTCCTGCCCGGACCTGGCACCGCTATGTAGCAAAAACATGTGAGCCAATAACGGGACTTATAGATTCAAATCAAGGTGTTAGCACCCTTCCTGAGACGCAAGGACCAGGCGCAGTAACGGGGGCAGAGCGAGCGCAGAGGCGGGGCGCAGTAGCGGGCAGATACGTCCCAATGGAATCAAGCACTTACCTGCCGGACCCGCCTGCCGCCAGGGGCGCGAACCGCGGTCTAGAATGGAACTGCCCTTTGGCGATTGAGTCGCTTTGGGCGCTTCGGGAGGGATATGCCATGACGGCAATCGAAGAGCCCTCTCCGGGAACGTATCCCGGTCGCTACTGGCATTTCCTGGACGATGGCCGCATGCAGTGCGACCTGTGTCCGCGCCACTGCCGCCTGCATGACGAGCAGCGCGGCGCCTGCTTCGTGCGCCAGCGGCTTGGGGACCGGATGCTGCTGACCGCCTATGGCCGCTCATCCGGCTTCTGCATCGACCCGATTGAAAAGAAGCCGCTCAACCACTTCTACCCGGGCAGCGCCGTCCTGTCGTTCGGCACGGCGGGCTGCAACCTGGCCTGCAAGTTCTGCCAGAACTGGGATATCAGCAAATCACGTGAAATGGAGACACTGGCCGTGGCAGCCATGCCCGAAGCCATCGCCGAAGCGGCGGCGGCCCATGACTGCAAGAGCGTGGCTTTTACCTATAACGACCCGGTGATTTTCGCCGAGTACGCGATGGACGTCGCCGATGCCTGCCGCGAACTCGGCATCCTGGCGGTGGCGGTGACCGCCGGGTATATGGGCGAGCAGGCACGACGCGATTTCTACAGCAGGATGGACGCGGCAAACGTCGACCTGAAGGGCTTTACCGACGCGTTCTATGTCGCACTCACCGGCGCGCATCTGCAACCGGTGCTGGATACGCTCCTGTACCTGAAGCACGCAACCAAAGTCTGGTTCGAGATCACGACGCTGCTGATTCCCGGCAAGAACGACAGCGATGATGAGATCCGCGCTGAGGCCCGGTGGATCGCGAGAGAACTTGGCACCGACATCCCGCTGCACTTTACGGGGTTTCATCCAGACTACAGGATGCGCGACGTGCCGCCCACGCCGTTCTCCACGCTTGCGCATGCCCGCAAGCTCGCGATCGATGAGGGGCTGCGTTACGTGTACACCGGCAACGTCCACGACACTGAAGGCGCAACCACCTACTGCCCCGCCTGCCGTGCACCGCTGATCGTGCGCGACTGGCATGCGATCGATAGCTATCGCCTCACGCCCACCGGAACCTGCCCGGATTGCTTTGAGCCGGTTGCCGGCTGCTTCGGGCATTTCAGGCATCACTACGGGCGGCGCCGGATTCCTGTGCACGTCGGAACGTAGGCCAGTGATGCAGCACTGACGGCCCATGCCAGCAAACCTCACCCCCGAATACAAGCAGGCCGAACAAGCCTACCGGCTGGCACGCCAGCCGCGCGAGCAGCTCGAATGCCTGAAGGAGATGCTCCGTGTCATCCCCAAGCACAAGGGGACGGAGCGTCTGCAAGCCGATATCAAGTCGCGGATCAGGGAACTGACCCAGGAATCAGCGGGCCACGGGAAGGCGGCGCACAGGGGGCCGTCACATGCAGTGCATGCTGAAGGCGCGGCCCAGCTCTGTCTGATCGGCCCGTCCGGCGCGGGAAAATCCAGCCTGCACGCGCGGCTGACTGGCTCGGGCAGCGAAGCCGGGCCCTACCCCCACCCGACCCAGTTGCCGGTTCCCGGCATGTTGCAGTTCGAGGACATTGCCTTTCAGCTGGTGGATCTGCCACCTGTCTCAGCCGAATTCATGCAACCCGGGCTCACCGATATCGTGCGGGTGACAGACGGCGTACTGCTCGTGGTCGACCTGAGCGCGCCAGACTGTACAGAACAGCTGGCGCTGATGCTCCAGCGACTCGCCGAGGCAAGGATTAACCTGTCGGAGCGCTGGCCGGGCCAGGCCGACAGCACTGCCGCATCGGCACCATCGGGGGAATCGGCGGCGGCTGACCCGTTCAGTGTTCACCTCCCTGCGCTGCTGCTGGCCAACAAGGCCGATCTCGCCAGCCCGGAGGACGCGGCCGTGCTCGAAGACCTGCTCGGCGTACATTTTCCGGCGCTCGCAACCTCGGCAACCCGCGGACAAGGACTGGCCGGGATCGGTCCGTTTCTTTTCGGGGCTCTGAGCATCGTGCGCGTCTACACCAAGGCGCCCGGGAAGCCCGTCGACCAGAGTCGGCCATTTACGATGCGCCGCGGCGACACCGTGCTGGATGTCGCCCTGCGGGTGCACCCGGATCTCGCGCGTACGTTCAAGTTCGCCCGCATTTGGGGGAGCGGAAAGTTCAGCGGGCAGCAGGTGGGCGCCGATCATCCGGTAGCCGATCGGGACGTGGTGGAACTGCATGCGTAGGTGCCGGCCCGCGCGGCGGGCGGCACAGCCGGCTTCAGGTTGACCGCCGCACTGGAGCGATTCCGGCAGGGCGACAAGCCCTAGATATCGGGAGCGAGCAGGAGTCCGGTCTTCACTGTGTGGATCAGCGCGAGGCGATCTTCGACTGCCTTGCGCAGGACTTCTCGTCCCCTGAACGGATCCGTCAGGTAACTGGCGTACTGGCTTGCCCGAATCTGCACCTTGAGGGTCATCACCATCGCCCCGCTCTCCGGCCATGTCACCGTGAACGCCGGATGGCTGTCCGCGCATTCAACGAAAGCCGTGTCAGGCGACACAAAACAGGAATCAGCGCCCTGGGCCAGGAACTGGAGATCCTTGTCCTTGAACTCGTAAGTTGCCATGTCTTTCTCCCATCGCGCGGAAGATCGTGGCGTGAACGTTATCAGCGCTGGCAGCCGCCGCAATCTGCTCATTCCCATGTTAATACGCCTGGAGCTTCCAGGAGTAGCCATCAATCAGGGACGGCGGCGGCCTGTGGAACGGCGTGGCACAAACGGCTAGTGGGCATTCCATCCCAGCTCCCTCAGGGCTTTCCCGAGGTCATTCCCCCAGCACTGGCGCCGCTATTTCGCTGTGCGGAATACTCCACCGGTTTCCTTGACGATGCCGCGAAGCCTATGCAAAAGTCGGTGAAAACGAACGACCGTGCGGGAATACTCCCGACACCTCGTCACCGGGCTTTCGCTGCCGCCGGCCTCGTCGGCGCAGCGTTACCCGGCAAGCCGGGCGGCCACGTTGCCGCATCGCACAGGAGACAGTCCATGCAGCATCCGCACCTCGCGTCCGCGCATCCGCCCCGTAGCCGTCGCGGCGCGATCCCGGCCACGCCGACCTGCCCGCGCCAGCCTGGCGCTGGCGCCCGCTATAC
This genomic window from Cupriavidus sp. P-10 contains:
- a CDS encoding IclR family transcriptional regulator, producing MKRSTTIPTPPPDAAHALAPADAPAGPNCADDRNFVTALARGMELLRAFGPQDDYLGNAELSRRTGIPRPTVSRLTYTLATLGYLTYIEGSEKYRLGQGAMVLGHRYIAGAGIREIAQPLMQSLAFATDCTVALAMPDRHAMVYLESCQPRGALVIRLAPGARLPMATSAIGRAWLAGLDAGHREAALGELARHYGTRWPAVRSGIERALQDHARRGFCVAHAEWDRTVSGAAAPLRLAGSSEVLAMNIGGSAARLSPEILEGNLGPRIRDLAGTLQARLWQPGGARASMRLPADAPEAGACAASERPPTNDAVTHPYQQGSMRR
- the amrS gene encoding AmmeMemoRadiSam system radical SAM enzyme — its product is MESSTYLPDPPAARGANRGLEWNCPLAIESLWALREGYAMTAIEEPSPGTYPGRYWHFLDDGRMQCDLCPRHCRLHDEQRGACFVRQRLGDRMLLTAYGRSSGFCIDPIEKKPLNHFYPGSAVLSFGTAGCNLACKFCQNWDISKSREMETLAVAAMPEAIAEAAAAHDCKSVAFTYNDPVIFAEYAMDVADACRELGILAVAVTAGYMGEQARRDFYSRMDAANVDLKGFTDAFYVALTGAHLQPVLDTLLYLKHATKVWFEITTLLIPGKNDSDDEIRAEARWIARELGTDIPLHFTGFHPDYRMRDVPPTPFSTLAHARKLAIDEGLRYVYTGNVHDTEGATTYCPACRAPLIVRDWHAIDSYRLTPTGTCPDCFEPVAGCFGHFRHHYGRRRIPVHVGT
- a CDS encoding TGS domain-containing protein — translated: MPANLTPEYKQAEQAYRLARQPREQLECLKEMLRVIPKHKGTERLQADIKSRIRELTQESAGHGKAAHRGPSHAVHAEGAAQLCLIGPSGAGKSSLHARLTGSGSEAGPYPHPTQLPVPGMLQFEDIAFQLVDLPPVSAEFMQPGLTDIVRVTDGVLLVVDLSAPDCTEQLALMLQRLAEARINLSERWPGQADSTAASAPSGESAAADPFSVHLPALLLANKADLASPEDAAVLEDLLGVHFPALATSATRGQGLAGIGPFLFGALSIVRVYTKAPGKPVDQSRPFTMRRGDTVLDVALRVHPDLARTFKFARIWGSGKFSGQQVGADHPVADRDVVELHA